In the genome of Achromobacter sp. MFA1 R4, the window GGCGATGTACAGCACGCCGCGCGGGGCCAGCAGCGGGTGTTCGCAGAAGCCTTCCGGGGGATGCTCGTAGAAGTCGCGGCTGGCGCGCGTGAGCGCCTTGATCTGCGTCGTGCCGTAGGTCTCCATGAACATGGCGGCGGAACGGCCGGTGGAGTGATACCCGGGTTGGGATTCGCGCTCCAGCACCGCCACGGAGGCCGTGGCGCTCAGGCGGTAGGCCACGGAGGCGCCGGCGATGCCGGCGCCGACCACGGCAAAATCGTATAGGGTGTCAGCAGTCATGGTGTCGGGTGCGGGGAGTCATTTCGTGAAAATTCTCGTATCTGAAAATTCTCGTATTTGATAATTCTCGAATACGATAGTTTTTCGGCGGGGCGGACGTAATAGGGGAATGCCCTGATAAGCGGGCGGGGCGGCGGCGGCCGCTAGCCCAGCTTGCCCAGCAGTCCGATCAGCCTGCGGCGTTCGGCCGCGCCCAGCTTGGCGCTGATGCGTGCGTCGTGCGCCTGGACGGCGCGGGTGATGGCGGCCAGCGCTTCGTGGCCGGCCCGGGTCATGGCCAGGGAGTAGGCCCGCCGGTCGCGTTCGGCCTCCTGGCGCTCGACGTAGCCCAGTTCCTGCAATTGATTGACGATCTGCACCGCGCCCGAGCGCGCGATGCCCAGGATGCGGGCCAGGTCGGTCAGCTTGAGATGCTGGTTGGCGGCGATCAGCGTGAGCGCCGAGTAGCGCTGCGGCGTGATGTCCCACGGCGCCAGCGCCGCGAGAAAGTCTTCGTAGATCAGGATCTGCGCGCGGCGGATGGCGTAGCCGACCAGATCGTCCAGCGCCCCGTACTGGATGCCGGGAACGTGCGGATCGAAGTGTTCGCCGCGGGCGGCAGGGCGGCGAGGGTGTTGGACGGAAGCTCTGGACATTGGGGGCGGATGGCGGCTCGGGGGCCTCAACACTAATGCAGGCATTGTCGCCGCGCCACCGGATTGCGGGAAATCCCTCGTGCGGAAAGCCGGTCTATTTTGTTATGTTGCATAACAAATAAGACCAGGAGTAGACATGCAAATCGTCATTGCCGGCGCCGGCATCGGCGGGCTGACCCTTGCCTTGATGCTGCATCGGCGCGGCATCGGCTGCCGCATCTATGAAAGCGCGCAGGAACTGCGGCCCTTGGGCGTGGGCATCAATCTGCTGCCGCACGCGGTAAGCGAGATCGAGCAACTGGGCCTGATGCCCGCGTTGGCCGAACGCGCCATCGAGACCTCGCAGCTCCATTACTACAACAAGTTCGGCCAGCCCATCTGGCGCGAGCCGCGCGGGCTGGAGGCGGGCTATCCGCTGCCGCAGTTCTCGGTGCACCGCGGCGAATTCCAGATGCTGCTCGCGCAGACCGTGCGCGACCGGCTGGGGCCGGATGCCATCGTCCCGGGGATGGTGCTCGAATCGGCCAGCCAGGACGCGTCCGGCGTGCAGGCGCAATTTCGCCGCCGCGCCGATGGCGAACTGCAGACCGTGCGGGGCGACATTCTGGTGGGGGCGGACGGCATTCATTCGGCGCTGCGCCGCCAGCTCCATCCCGTGGGCGACGAGCCGCGGTTTTCCGGGCGCATGCTGTGGCGCGCCGTGACCGAGGCGCCGCCCTACCTGGATGGGCGCAGCATGTTCATGGCGGGCCACCAGGACCAGAAATTCGTCTGCTATCCGATTTCGGAACCGCTGCGCCGGCAAGGCCGTTCGCTGATCAACTGGATTGCCGAGCTGTCGATTCCCGGCGCGGAACTGCCCGCCACGGACTGGAACCGCAAGGTCGACAAGTCCGTGTTTGCCGACCGCTTCGCCGACTGGCGCTGGGACTGGATCGACATCCCCGCCATCATCGACGGCGCGCAGGCGATCTATGAATTTCCGCTGGTGGACCGCGATCCACTGCCGCGCTGGACGGGGGGCCGGTTCACGCTGCTGGGCGATGCCGCGCATCCGATGTATCCCATCGGCTCGAACGGTTCGGCCCAGGCGATTCTGGACGCGCGCTGTCTGGCCGACTGGCTGGATCAGGCGCTGCGGGGCAAGACGCGTTCGCCGGAGATCGCGCTGCTGGAGTACGAGGCCGAACGGCTGCCGCGCACCGCGGGCATCGTGCTGCGCAACCGCCTGAACGGGCCGGAGCAGGTCATGCAGATGGCCGAAGAGCGCGCCCCGGCAGGGTTCGCGGACGTGAACGACGTGATTTCGGGCGAGGAGCTGGCGGCGGTGTCGCTGCGCTACAAGCAGCTTGCGGGGTTCGACCCGGCGGCGCTGCGCCTGGCCCGTGGAGAAAAGCCATGAGCGGCAACACGGCAGTCAACGAGATCCCGCCGCCCCGGCTCGAGCATGTGGCCACCGTGGTGGTCGACGTGGGCGCGCCGCAGGAAGTCGGCGATACGCCGCAGGGCCGGCGCCGCGTCATTCCCATCACCGGCGGCACGGTCGAGGGGCCGCGCCTGCGCGGCAAGGTGCTGCCGGGCGGGGCGGACTTCCAGATCATCCGGTCGGCCACGTATACGGACATCCACGCGCGCTACGTGATCGAAACGCCCGACGGCGAACGCGTCTACGTGGAGAACACCGGCATCCGCACGGGCAGCGCCGAGGACATCGCGCGCCTGGCGCGCGGCGAGGCGGTGGATCCCGCCCGCATCTATTTCCGCAGCTATCCGCGCTTTGAAACGTCGTCGCCCGCGCTGGGCTGGATGAACGAGAGCCTGTTCATCGGCACGGGCGCGCGGTATCCCGACCGCGTCGAGCTGCGCTTTTATCGCATTTGCTGACCCCGCGGCATGCGCCGCGGCATTAAAAAAACCAGGAGACAACCATGCAAACAATGCTGCGCCGCCTGCTGGGCGGATTCCTGCTGTGCGTGCCGCTTGCGGCGGCCGCGCAGTTTCCCAACGGGCCAGTGCGCCTGAACGTGGGCTTTCCGCCCGGTACGGGACCGGACATCGTGGCCCGGACCCTGTCCCAGCACATGGGACCGCTGCTGGGCGAAAGCGTGGTGGTGGAAAACAAGGTCGGCGCGGGCGGGCAGATCGCGGCGCAGACCGTGGCGCGCAGCCCGGCGGACGGGCAGACCCTGCTGCTGGGCGAGGTGGGCTCGATCAGCATTTCCCCCGCCACCTACCGCAACCTGAACTACGATCCGCCGCGCGATTTCGCCCCGATTTCCGAGGTGGTGCGCGCCGACTTCGTGCTGGTGGTGCCGGCCAGTTCGCCGTATCGGGACCTGACCGCCTTTGTCGACGCGGCCAGGAAGGCGCCCGACCGCCTGAACTTCGCGACGTTTGGCGCGGGCACGCCGGGTCACTTCGGCGCCGAACTCTTTGCACGCGAGGCGGGGCTGAAGATCGAGGCGATCCATTACCGCTCGACCGGCGACGCGGTGTCGGGGCTGGTGTCCGGTGGCGTCCAGGCGGCCTTCGTGACGACTGCGCTGGCCGCGCCCCAGGTGCAGGGGGGCAAGCTGCGCGCCCTGGCCACCACCGGCGCGCAGCGATCGCCCGCCCTGGCCGACGTGCCGACCTTCGCCGAGCGCGGCTTGCCGGCGGTCAACTTCGGGGCGTGGTTTGCGCTGTTCGCGCCGGCCGGCACGCCCGAGGCCGTGCTGACGCGCCTGCAGGCGGACAGCGCGGCCGCGCTGCGTCAGCCGGCCGCCGTGAAAACGCTGGGGGACGCGGGCTTTGCCGTCGTGGGCTCGGATCGGCAGGCGCTGCAGGCCTTGCTGGCTTCGGAATCGAAGCGCTGGGCGGACGTGGTGAAGGCGACGGGCTTTCGGGCCGATTGATGCAACGCGCCGGTCGTGCCGCGCCGCATCGGGCGCGGCTCGCCCGGCCGCCTGGCAGCCCGGCAGCTTCAGGGCGCGGCAGCCGGCTCGGCGGCATAGGCCTGATGCAGCCATTGCAGGAAGGCCGGCGCGGGCGGCATCCGGGCTTCCCCAATCCGGCTGACCGCCACCCCGGGCGTCCACGAGTTCATCACGGCCGCGCCGCGCAAGCCCGGCAGGTCCGCCAGCGTGACCGCGCGCGTGTGCTGCGGCACGCCCAGGCGCGCGAGCTGCCGCTGCACGATGCCCATCGTCGTGCCGCGCAGCATGGCCGCTTCCGGCCAGATCACCGCCGCGCCGTCCCAGAACGCCAGGTTCCAGATCGACGCCTCGCTCAGCCGTCCCTGGCGGTCCATGAAGGCCGCGTCATCGAAGCCCCGCGCGGCGGCCTCGCGCAGCAGATACGTCTTCGCGATTTCGCCCACGTGCTTGACCTGCGGCAGCATGCGTTCGTGCTCGAACGCCGCCAGCGCCAGGGGGCCCGATGGCCCATCGGCAGGCGGGCTCGAGCGCACCAGGATGTCCAGCCCGGCGTCGGGGCCGGCCACGGTGAACTCGCCGGCCGGCGTGTAGACGGTGGCGACCAGCGAATGATCGGCGGGGCTTGCCTGGATCGCCGTGCGCAGGCGGTGGCGCACCGTGTCGTCGGGCAGCGCCTGGCCGAACATTTCCATCGACGCCGACCGCAGCCGGGCCAGATGCAGGTCCAACCCGCGCACCCGGCCGTCGCGCACCTGCATCGCGGTGAAGTGCGCGTAGCCCGCGAAGGCGAGCGGCCCCAGATCGGCGGCGCTCGCGGGCTGGCCGTTGCGGTGAATCACGAAAGTTGCCGGGCTGGCGGACATGGGAGACTCCAAGCGTGAAGGGGGACGATGCCGTCCCGCCGGTTTATCTTCAAGAATTCCTACTATCCGCGATTGCCAACGCCAGGGGAAACCAGTAGTTTTCAAGTCATCATCAAATCTGGCTTGAAGATCATGAATCGACCGCTGCCCGGCACGCGCGCATTGCGAACCCTCGAAGCCGCGGGCCGGCACCTGAATTTCACGCGCGCGGCGAACGAAGTCGGGCTGACTCCCGCCGCCGTCAGCTATCAGATCAAAGAGATCGAAGACCAGCTCGGCCTGGTGCTGTTCACGCGCACCAGCCGGACCATCCGCCTGACGGCAGCCGGCGCCGTGCTGGTCGAGGCGGCAGGCGAAGCGCTGGACACCTTGCGGCGCGCCGCCGCGCGTGCGCGCAAGCTTGGCCGGGACGCGCATCATCTGCGCCTGTCGGTGGGCGCGCGATTCGCCACCAACTGGCTGCTGCCCCGCCTGCCGCAATGGCGCGCCGCGCATCCGGGGCTGGACCTTACCTTCGACATCAGCGACGACGTGCGGGACTTCGCGGGGGACGACGTGGACGTCGCCATCCGCTACGGCGCGGGCCGGTACGCCGGGGCGGTTTCGCATCGGCTGTTTGACACCGTGGTCGTGCCTGTGTGCAGCCCCGCCTTGCTGGCGCGCGGGCCCGCCATCGCCCGGCCCGAGGACCTGGCCGCCCACACGCTGTGCTACGTGGACTGCCGGCCCGGCGGTATTGTGTGGCCGGACTGGCCCATGTGGATGGCGGCGGCGGGCGTGCCGGACTTCGATGGCCGCCGCTGCGTGGCGTTCGCCGAGTCGAGCCACGTCGTGCAGGCGGTGCTGGAGGGCGGGGCGGCCGGCCTGGTCGAACTGGAGCTGGTGGACCGCGAACTGGAGCAGGGCCGGCTGGTTCGGCTGTTCGACGTGGGCGTCAAGGTCGCGCCGGACTATGCCTATCACCTGGTGTATCCCGCCGGCAGCCGGGACGATCCTCGCGTGCAGGCGCTGCAGGACTGGCTGGATGGCGAGGTCCGCCGCCGGCCGTCCGGGGCGTGATCCCCGCGATTGATTCGGCGCAGGGATGCGCACTTTTCCCGCTTTATTGCCATCAATGGAACAGTTTGTTCCGGCGAACGTACGGCTGAACGGGTGTTCGTGTCATGGGTCAGCCAGTAGAATGCCTTTCATCGTCACCTCTATCTACTGGTCGAAAGGTCATATCTCATGAGCAACGCATATCTCGACGCACTCAAGAAACGCCGCACGCAGTATTCGCTGGGCCGCAACCTGTCGGCCTCCAAGGAAGAACTGACGGCCCTCATCCAGGACGCCATCAAGCACAGCCCCTCGTCCTTCAATTCGCAGAGCTCGCGCGCCGTGATCCTGTTCGGCGCCGAAAGCGACAAGCTCTGGAACCTGGCCACCGAGGAAGTGCGCAAGGTTGCGCCGGCCGAGGGTTTCGACAAGACCGAAGCCAAGCTCAAGAGCTTTGCCGCGGGCGTGGGCACGATCCTGTTCTTCGAAGACCAGGACGTGGTGCGCAGCCTGCAGGAAAAGTTTGCGCTGTACGCCGACAATTTCCCGGTCTGGTCGGAGCAGTCGGGCGGCATGGCCCAACTGTCGGTCTGGACCGCGCTGGCCAATGCCGGCGTCGGCGCCAGCCTGCAGCACTACAACCCGCTGATCGACGCCGCCGTGGCGCGTGAATGGAACGTGCCGGCGTGGTGGAAACTGCGTGCGCAGATGCCGTTCGGCTCGAACGAAGCCGGCTTCGGCGACAAGCCCTTCATGGACGACGCCGAGCGCTTCCGCGTGTTCGGCTGATCTGCCCGGGGCGTCCCGGGGCGTCCCGGGGCGTCCCGGGGCGTCCCGGGGCGTATCGCAGGCCCCTGCATGACCGCGGTATCAGGCCCGCATTGCTCGCAAGAGGAATGCGGGCCTCGTTTTTGCCGGAGCCGGACGCGGCGGGTGGACGCCATTTGATCGGGCCTCCGGTTGGCAGGCCAGGTCCGCCACCGAGCGCGGCATGTTCGGGACAGACCCCGTTTCATGCCAGAATGGCGGGCACCTCAACCGCCATGCCCGGCGGCCCCGCCACTGAACCCAAGAAAGATCGGATGAAACCTGGAACTCCCGCGTTGCGCCTGTTGTCCCTGGCCGGGCTGTTTGCAGTGTCGGCCCCCGCGTTGGCCATCGATTGCAAGAAGGCCGCCACGGACGTCGAGAAACTGATCTGCTCGGACCGCGGCGCGGTCGCGGCCGATGCCGAGTTGAACCGGAACTACGCCGCGCTGCTCAAGCAGGCGCCCGACGCCGAGATCCGTGCGATGCTGGTGAACAGCCAGAAGCGCTGGCTGGTCGCGCGGGACAAGGCGCTGGAGGCGCTGATCGAGACGCCCGACGCGCTGCCCGACGGCAAGACCGCCGCCCAGGCCGGGCGCGATCTCATCCGCGCGCGCAGCGCGCAGTTCAAGGAAACGGAAAAAGGCGACGCGGTGCCACGCATGATCCGCCGCGCGCTGGAACAACGGCAGTTCCTGGCCCAGTTCACTGGCGGGGCGTTCGCGGGCTATTGGACCTCATGCGACGTCCTGCCGCGCGACTACACGGATTACGCGTGCTTCGCGATTCGCCATTACCAGAACCACGACCACGTGTGTTCGATCGACGAGTCGTGGGCATCGGGCGGCGTGTATACCCGGCGCTACGTCGCCAATGTCGTGAACGGCAAGCCCAAGGTCGTCGCGTCCTGCTCCTACAACGACGCGGACCAGGCATGCTCCGACAGCGAAGGCAAGACGAAATGGAATCGCACGCCGGCCCAGCCGCAGTACGTGTATGCGGCCGATCCGCTGCCAAAGATCGACGGCGAGGTCTACGACGCGGACGACTACGAATGGGTGCAGGCCTGCCTGGCCGACCCGGCGTATCCGGCCGCGAAGTAGCGGCGAAGGTGCCAGTGCGCCACCGTTCGCGGCACGACCTGCCGGGCGCCGCGCCGGATACCTGAGTTTCACGTCAGGCCCGCATGGCTCGCAAGAGGAATGCGGGCCTCGTTTTTTCCGGGGCCGGACGCGGCGGGTGGACACCATTTGATCGAGCCCCGGTTGATCCGCGGCGGATGGCGCTATAGT includes:
- a CDS encoding MarR family winged helix-turn-helix transcriptional regulator, giving the protein MSRASVQHPRRPAARGEHFDPHVPGIQYGALDDLVGYAIRRAQILIYEDFLAALAPWDITPQRYSALTLIAANQHLKLTDLARILGIARSGAVQIVNQLQELGYVERQEAERDRRAYSLAMTRAGHEALAAITRAVQAHDARISAKLGAAERRRLIGLLGKLG
- a CDS encoding flavin-dependent oxidoreductase, which produces MQIVIAGAGIGGLTLALMLHRRGIGCRIYESAQELRPLGVGINLLPHAVSEIEQLGLMPALAERAIETSQLHYYNKFGQPIWREPRGLEAGYPLPQFSVHRGEFQMLLAQTVRDRLGPDAIVPGMVLESASQDASGVQAQFRRRADGELQTVRGDILVGADGIHSALRRQLHPVGDEPRFSGRMLWRAVTEAPPYLDGRSMFMAGHQDQKFVCYPISEPLRRQGRSLINWIAELSIPGAELPATDWNRKVDKSVFADRFADWRWDWIDIPAIIDGAQAIYEFPLVDRDPLPRWTGGRFTLLGDAAHPMYPIGSNGSAQAILDARCLADWLDQALRGKTRSPEIALLEYEAERLPRTAGIVLRNRLNGPEQVMQMAEERAPAGFADVNDVISGEELAAVSLRYKQLAGFDPAALRLARGEKP
- a CDS encoding DUF3237 domain-containing protein, which encodes MSGNTAVNEIPPPRLEHVATVVVDVGAPQEVGDTPQGRRRVIPITGGTVEGPRLRGKVLPGGADFQIIRSATYTDIHARYVIETPDGERVYVENTGIRTGSAEDIARLARGEAVDPARIYFRSYPRFETSSPALGWMNESLFIGTGARYPDRVELRFYRIC
- a CDS encoding tripartite tricarboxylate transporter substrate binding protein, which produces MQTMLRRLLGGFLLCVPLAAAAQFPNGPVRLNVGFPPGTGPDIVARTLSQHMGPLLGESVVVENKVGAGGQIAAQTVARSPADGQTLLLGEVGSISISPATYRNLNYDPPRDFAPISEVVRADFVLVVPASSPYRDLTAFVDAARKAPDRLNFATFGAGTPGHFGAELFAREAGLKIEAIHYRSTGDAVSGLVSGGVQAAFVTTALAAPQVQGGKLRALATTGAQRSPALADVPTFAERGLPAVNFGAWFALFAPAGTPEAVLTRLQADSAAALRQPAAVKTLGDAGFAVVGSDRQALQALLASESKRWADVVKATGFRAD
- a CDS encoding aminotransferase class IV family protein → MSASPATFVIHRNGQPASAADLGPLAFAGYAHFTAMQVRDGRVRGLDLHLARLRSASMEMFGQALPDDTVRHRLRTAIQASPADHSLVATVYTPAGEFTVAGPDAGLDILVRSSPPADGPSGPLALAAFEHERMLPQVKHVGEIAKTYLLREAAARGFDDAAFMDRQGRLSEASIWNLAFWDGAAVIWPEAAMLRGTTMGIVQRQLARLGVPQHTRAVTLADLPGLRGAAVMNSWTPGVAVSRIGEARMPPAPAFLQWLHQAYAAEPAAAP
- a CDS encoding LysR substrate-binding domain-containing protein; this encodes MNRPLPGTRALRTLEAAGRHLNFTRAANEVGLTPAAVSYQIKEIEDQLGLVLFTRTSRTIRLTAAGAVLVEAAGEALDTLRRAAARARKLGRDAHHLRLSVGARFATNWLLPRLPQWRAAHPGLDLTFDISDDVRDFAGDDVDVAIRYGAGRYAGAVSHRLFDTVVVPVCSPALLARGPAIARPEDLAAHTLCYVDCRPGGIVWPDWPMWMAAAGVPDFDGRRCVAFAESSHVVQAVLEGGAAGLVELELVDRELEQGRLVRLFDVGVKVAPDYAYHLVYPAGSRDDPRVQALQDWLDGEVRRRPSGA
- a CDS encoding nitroreductase family protein, with the protein product MSNAYLDALKKRRTQYSLGRNLSASKEELTALIQDAIKHSPSSFNSQSSRAVILFGAESDKLWNLATEEVRKVAPAEGFDKTEAKLKSFAAGVGTILFFEDQDVVRSLQEKFALYADNFPVWSEQSGGMAQLSVWTALANAGVGASLQHYNPLIDAAVAREWNVPAWWKLRAQMPFGSNEAGFGDKPFMDDAERFRVFG
- a CDS encoding lysozyme inhibitor LprI family protein, with the translated sequence MKPGTPALRLLSLAGLFAVSAPALAIDCKKAATDVEKLICSDRGAVAADAELNRNYAALLKQAPDAEIRAMLVNSQKRWLVARDKALEALIETPDALPDGKTAAQAGRDLIRARSAQFKETEKGDAVPRMIRRALEQRQFLAQFTGGAFAGYWTSCDVLPRDYTDYACFAIRHYQNHDHVCSIDESWASGGVYTRRYVANVVNGKPKVVASCSYNDADQACSDSEGKTKWNRTPAQPQYVYAADPLPKIDGEVYDADDYEWVQACLADPAYPAAK